From Pseudomonas sp. StFLB209, a single genomic window includes:
- a CDS encoding PepSY-associated TM helix domain-containing protein, which produces MKEGLRQAMAWLHTWLGLIFGWLLFAIFLTGTLSYFRAEITHWMTPELEVRALDSAQSVRVAQDYLQEKSPSAVRWFINLPEQRDPTMNVVAVGKPAKPGERGKFERVTLDPLTGTEIQARETRGGDFFYRFHYQLEMPYPWGRWLTTIAAMVMFIALITGIIVHKKVFKEFFTFRPGKGQRSWLDGHNALGVLVLPFHLMITYSSLLFFASLVMPASIITTYGDNTRAFYDELYPASAAPKAQGVAAPLIRLDSLLSMADERWGENMISRVTIDNPGDANARATLYRNGHDRVTRQQGDTLVFDATSGALLSDSLPAKAAPSLITEGFWDLHMGQFANIVVRWLYFVFGIAGTAMIGTGLVMWLGKRVLKHAKSGVLPFELRLVQILNISSMAGLMLAVVVVFWANRLLPVGMPGREDWEVNAFFIIWALSVLHAALRNGQTAWREQLGLGALLFGALPLLDIVTSSQYLLTSLKGGSWVLIGFDLTALATGLLLGWAALKFRNRPEAAAKVRKAPRPAAALPEPTDMTGAVIKEAN; this is translated from the coding sequence ATGAAAGAGGGCTTGCGTCAGGCCATGGCCTGGTTGCACACCTGGCTCGGGCTGATCTTTGGCTGGCTGCTGTTTGCGATTTTCCTGACCGGAACGCTGTCGTACTTTCGTGCCGAGATCACTCACTGGATGACCCCGGAGCTTGAGGTGCGGGCGCTGGACTCCGCGCAAAGTGTCCGCGTGGCCCAGGATTATCTGCAGGAGAAATCGCCGAGCGCCGTGCGCTGGTTCATCAACCTGCCCGAACAACGCGATCCGACGATGAACGTGGTCGCGGTCGGCAAGCCCGCCAAGCCGGGTGAGCGTGGCAAGTTCGAGCGGGTGACCCTCGACCCGCTGACCGGCACTGAAATACAGGCACGCGAAACCCGTGGCGGTGATTTCTTCTACCGTTTCCATTACCAACTGGAAATGCCTTACCCATGGGGCCGCTGGCTGACCACGATCGCGGCCATGGTGATGTTCATCGCCTTGATCACCGGCATCATCGTGCACAAGAAAGTCTTCAAGGAGTTCTTCACCTTCAGGCCCGGCAAGGGCCAGCGCTCCTGGCTGGACGGCCATAATGCGTTAGGCGTTCTGGTGCTGCCGTTCCACCTGATGATCACCTACAGCAGCCTGTTGTTCTTCGCCTCGCTGGTGATGCCGGCGAGCATCATCACCACCTACGGTGACAACACCAGAGCCTTCTATGACGAGTTGTACCCGGCCTCGGCGGCCCCCAAGGCGCAAGGTGTGGCGGCACCGCTGATTCGCCTGGATTCGTTGCTGAGCATGGCCGACGAGCGCTGGGGCGAGAACATGATTTCCCGGGTGACCATCGACAATCCGGGTGATGCCAATGCCAGAGCGACTCTCTACCGTAACGGCCATGACCGAGTGACCCGCCAGCAAGGCGATACCCTGGTCTTCGATGCCACCAGCGGTGCGCTGTTGTCTGACAGCCTCCCTGCCAAAGCCGCACCATCGCTGATTACCGAAGGCTTCTGGGATCTGCACATGGGGCAATTCGCCAATATCGTGGTGCGCTGGCTGTACTTCGTATTCGGCATCGCCGGCACCGCGATGATCGGCACGGGGCTGGTGATGTGGCTCGGCAAGCGGGTGCTTAAACATGCCAAGAGCGGTGTGCTGCCGTTCGAGTTGCGGCTGGTGCAGATCCTCAATATCTCCAGCATGGCCGGGCTGATGCTTGCCGTGGTCGTGGTGTTCTGGGCCAATCGGCTATTGCCGGTGGGCATGCCAGGGCGCGAAGACTGGGAGGTCAATGCATTTTTCATCATCTGGGCGCTGTCAGTGCTGCACGCCGCATTACGCAATGGGCAAACCGCCTGGCGTGAGCAGTTGGGGCTGGGCGCGTTGCTGTTTGGCGCGTTGCCGCTATTGGATATTGTGACCAGCAGCCAGTACCTGCTGACCTCGCTCAAAGGCGGCAGCTGGGTGCTGATCGGCTTCGACCTGACGGCCTTGGCCACCGGCCTGCTGCTCGGCTGGGCGGCGCTGAAATTCAGGAACCGCCCTGAAGCTGCGGCCAAGGTGCGCAAGGCCCCACGCCCGGCGGCTGCGTTACCGGAGCCGACGGACATGACCGGTGCCGTGATCAAGGAGGCCAACTGA
- a CDS encoding DUF3649 domain-containing protein has product MDGTVTNPAPKAAARAPRPKQTGVPVAYRLAVASRFIVATFGGYLLASLSSICLALWLPLPRAEAVLAGMMLSFLAYLGAFIWCFSCRSAWHAWVGTLLPCALLGAAWAATRWLS; this is encoded by the coding sequence ATGGACGGCACCGTTACCAACCCTGCGCCCAAGGCCGCAGCCCGCGCGCCCCGGCCGAAACAGACCGGCGTCCCGGTTGCTTACCGGCTGGCCGTGGCTTCACGCTTTATTGTCGCAACATTCGGTGGCTACCTGCTGGCCTCGCTGTCGAGCATCTGCCTGGCCCTCTGGCTGCCGTTGCCCCGTGCCGAGGCGGTACTGGCAGGGATGATGTTGTCGTTTCTCGCGTATCTGGGCGCGTTCATCTGGTGCTTCTCGTGCCGCAGCGCCTGGCATGCCTGGGTCGGCACGCTGCTGCCTTGCGCATTGCTGGGGGCGGCCTGGGCTGCGACGCGGTGGTTGTCATGA